The Parambassis ranga chromosome 4, fParRan2.1, whole genome shotgun sequence genome includes the window AAATGTGGTGTGCCTGAAAACATGCtgtctgtgttattttttaaataaacattttgttacTTCTATTACAAGCATCTTTATTTAAACCAGTTTAGGTTACAGTAAGTCAGGTTTGGCACATATAATCTGATAAGGCACAGTCTCTGCTCCTTGCCCTGCAGTTGCGTGTCCTCACCAGAGTCACGTACAGTGACAGCGTCTCGTTTCCTGCAGTAGTTCCTCTATGGCTTTCTCCATTGTCAGTTTTGGATGTGTGTGCCTGCGtatgtactgtaaaaaaaaagcagcagaaatatgGCTTATCTAACAGGTAATGGaaataaatgcacatttaaatAGGCTTTATTTGTACCTCCTTGGTGTCCTCCAGTGTGGTGTATCTGTAGTTAGGTGGTTCCAGGCTCTGCATCAGCCTGGAGTGAAGAAGGCGGCTGCTTTCAATGAACCGCCTCGTCATGTCGAGCTGCTGTTTCAGCAGTTCATTGTGGGTAAATAAGGCCGGGTTAAAGGTGCTGATGGCTGGTGGTAGACAGACATaggacacattaaaaaaaaagaaaaataaaccaaGGTGGAGCACTGTTAGGGAGGGTTTAAAGCAAATACAGGACTACTAGTGAAGGACGTGGATATATAAACATTTCACCTGTAGATGGTGCTGCAGCACCATGACGAACAATAAATGTGGACGGCCCTATCGTCTAAAAAAAGTTTGTGGGATTTTCTGTTAATGTACAGCAGAAGAACTTTTCATGTCCTGTGTCTCATGTGATCCTGTGTCTCACCTTCCATCCTCTCTTTACTGACTGTATGTGTAGGATTCAAGTAGGCCGAACCTGCAGAGAGGTAAGAACTACAGGTCAGAAATGGAAAAAGACCATGTGAACATTGCGGCGATGATTTGTGGCAGCCTCACCGGTGGACCATGTGTAAGTCGCTGGCTGTGTCTGTACTGCTGCGTCTTTTAAACCCTTCTTCCTGTCTGGGTCACGCCTCATCGACCACTGAGAGGAGGCACAGCTCCTGTGTGATCCTGAAGATCTAGAGTCCCTGCTTTTGCTACTGCTGGAAGATTTGTGATCTGATGTCCGTGAGGTGCAGGTATGACTTGTGTCAGAGAAATCACTCGAATAATCATCTTTTGTGTTCTCGTGGGACACGTCTGAATCCTTCTCTATGACCTCTGACACCTCCTTTTCCTCATATCCCTGCAGGTGCTCTGACACCTGGCTGAAACTGTAATCTGGTTCTGTCCTCTCATTTTCAAAGTCACTTTGATAGTCCACCACCTCCTTCTCTTCACTCTCTTCCACTGCCTGGGATTCAGAACCAGGGGAGCCATGTTTAGTTTCCCTCTGTTTAGAGTAAGAGGAAAGTAAAACATCACACTTATTAGTCCTTCAGGGAAAATAAGAAACATACaaatcattttacattttttctatAAAGTAGATGTGTAAGAGTGGCTTCTGTAATCTTGGTAGGATTCACTGCTAtcatctcctcacacacacatttaaatgaacaACAATCACATCAAATCAGGGAGCACGATCTCAGTTTGTGGCCACTTAACAATCAACACTGATTGCatctgaaatgtgcattttcatttaattttctTTACTTTGCCCGTGTTGAGGATAAATGTCTAGTTTATTATTCCAATCAACTACGAgaacatttatttacagttcacacacactccctaGTCCCTGTTTAGTGTGTATTATGCTGGTTTTAATTCTATCTAGGATATTATATAGGTCATAATCTGATTATTTATATCCCTGTATAATCCCACATAGAGTATGAACATTATCCAGGTTAAAGTTCCCAGGTTCCAAACACACTTTTGTACTGAGGAGTCGTTGTTATTAATGTTCATTTAGGTCTGCTCTGACCGCATTCTGATTGTGTCCTTGTTTGTAGCTTCCTGTAGCTAGCTCCACACTTAGGGGTTAATCACAGGCTTAAAGCCTCTCACTGTGAGAGCGGTCATGTCAGGAGCAAACATCTGGAACAAGCCCGGATTTGATGCCTTGCAGCATTTAGGCTACAGAGCATCCTTAGTCATTGCACAGCGTACAGACTTAAGGCAAggacacacctgcacacatttAATACGGAAGCACGCCACATATCAGGAGCAattagacacaaaaacacatgtcaTTGATTCTCTGCGTGTGCTGGATGCATGAACAAACGGCAACAACATATTATTCAGTGTTGTCTCTTAGCTGTGATTGTAAAAATATGTTGGTGCtaccaaaaaaaataattattcaatTGATTGATTCTACTGTGCACATTTACTGCAGTAAATACACATTGCATTCGATCACCATTAGAAAGTTCCAAGTCCATCAGTTACTCCTGTTCTTACATTGTCTGAATATGAAGCTGTAATTATAGAAACATTGGTTTATATACATTCATACATCTGACTTCTAACCTGGCTTAATTACACATCGTAAATCGTTTGTCCTTACCTTTGCTCCTGATGTTTCCGCAGTAAATCCAGTGTCAGCAGGCACAAGGTCATCTAGTGTCATCACATTAATCCGGAAGTCTGTAACATAGGATTACCAGGATCAAATTTACAATGACGATGTGCATATCACCACGGCTGTCCTCAAACATTACAGTGAAAGgcattaaaggaccagtgtgttgAATTTACTGCCATATAGTGGTGAAGATGCAGATTGCAACCATTTTATTTCTGCTAGTGGATCACCTGGAATTCTACACACACAGGAGATATATAACTATAATGTTATTTGATACATACTGCACTTCCCTTTGACCCTCTACAGAGATGGTGTCTATACATATATGACAAGCTTATGAACTTTCATGCAAATcatgtttgtcattttaattcCAGGTGTGGggaaaaaggaggggggggggtgctttaTGTACCTTTTTGTTCTTCTTGGGCGCATAaggagtaaaaaaataaaatacaattaatttttttataCATAAGTGATTAATAAATCATTCAAcaaacacagtacacacacaggacactgCTGACTCCTTGTGACTCTTGAGCTTGCTAACTACAGTGGTAAACAGtattgcatgtctgtgtgttgattatttgattctgattggtcaatttAGCATTCCTTGGTGTCTTTCTGAaaaaacagactgttgctatagACAAGGATGACACCATCAAGCTACAGAGGCCCTGTAAATTTCAGTGTACGGTAAATATACATACATTCTTCAGGGCTCCTTAATAAAGAGGTCAATACTTGTACAATATATATGTACAAGTATTGACCTCTTTAGTAAGGAGCCCTGAAGAATGTAtgtatatttactgtatatttaaTTTCTTCATATTTAATTATGGCTGTAATGTACAGATCACTGCAAAATATCCCTCTTCAGTGCTCCTTACTAAAGAGGTCAATACttgtacaatatatatatatatatatatatatatatatatatatatatatatatatatatatatatatatatatattatattagaTTGCTTGCCTCATACCTTCAGATACTGAGTAAGGAGCCCTGAAGAGAGATATTTTGCAGTGATCTGTACATTACAGCCAAAATTAAATATGAAGAAATTAAATGATGACTAGATCGGGCTCTTACATAGCATTAGATTGCTTGCCTCATACCTTCAGATACTGAGCTCATCTCACTGTGCAGATCTTCAGAGATAGGGCCCACAGGGAAGAGTTCCTCCAAAGAGAGCACTTCACCACGGCCTGACACGGAGGAGATGGAGCTCCCGGGACTCTCCACCCTAGGAGAGGAACCAGGTCCTTCCAGAGGAGGAGTAGGGGAAACACCAGGAAGAGAGGGTGCTGGAGAGAGCATGGAGGGGCTGAAGTGGGCCTGAGCCAGGCCGGTGAATCGAAAAGGAGAACTGCGGCGAGAAGGAGAACTGGGGGAGTGAGGCGGTGCCATGACGGAAGGTGATGGAGGAcggacagcagcaggaggaggcgtGGAGGGAACACGCTGACTGCTTTTGCTAAACTTCTGTGGAAAGTACAGCCATGTTTGGAAATATCAAATTTCCAGTATTCAATGTTCTCTTAATAATTAAAATCTAGAAAACACCCCTGCTGTCTTACCTTCTTTGGCTTCTTCATAGACGAGGGTTTCTCAGGTCTTATGAGGCTGCAGCCTGTTGAATCAAATGAGTCTCCTAAGAGTTTCCTCATGTCCTCTTCGTCACTTTCCAAACTCACAGTGTTCATTATTCTCAGGGATTTTGTCTCCCTTGATAAGTCTACAGCATTGCAAGCTCTGGACCTGACGCTTACGTCTGCACTTTTcggagcagcagaagcagcattaGTGCCTTCAATAGCACTAGTGGTTTTCTTCTTGAGAAAACGATTTTCCCTCGGGCTCTGGTCACTGCTGGACTTTGTAGGTAGGTTTGTAGGGGCTAGTGGAGGTGGTGAGAGTCTTGTGTCCGTGTTGAAATCATAAGCAGGTTTTGTCCCTTGTCTGACCTGTTCCTGGGCCTGCTTACGGCTGTGGATGCGGCTCTCAATTTCAGCAAGTCTACTTAAGGCTGTGGTCTGGCTGGAGCCCCGCTGGGAAGATGAAACATAGCTGAAAAGAGGGATTACAATATATGCATTATATTCATAAATTCCGATCAACGATGTTTCTTCTACATCCACAGAAAAATACCTTGGTTCATGTACTTGGTTGCTGCTGACTGGAGACTGGCTGCTGGTCGTTGGTGGTGGAGCCTTCTTCAGGAACCTGCTCCTTCCTCCCAGAGAACTCTGAGGCCTGGCATCCTAACCAAAGAAACCACATTTGAATTTCAAGTCTAACTGGACTTAAATGTTTGTAGTTGTTCCACTGTAAACAGTGTCTTCCTTGTTGCTTACCTTGTTCGAATCCCCTCTCTCGTAGCCATTTTCAGGATTAACAGACCTGCCAGCATGACCTCTAGGTTCAGAGGCTGAACTGACCGAGGACAGGTCACTCAGGTCATACATTAAagcgtgtgtgtttgggggAGCAGATCTAGGTTTGAGAGATCCAGCAGAATCCACAGAACTCTAGAAAGAAGCACAATTGTGACAATACAACTGCATTAACTTAACAATTGTACCTGATACTATTATACATGAAAAGGCAGGACCtctactcatttttttttaaagaatctgAACTCTTGTTTCACATTTTGGCAAACACACAGCGACTCGTTGCAACATGGTGGAGGGATGAAACACCCTGTAAGCAGACCTGAGTTTTGGTTGTGGAGGCCTGCGcgtctcctctcctgctcctggCTGACAGCAGCGCCTGCTCTGCTCGTTCCAGAGCAGAGCttcggcctcctcctcctcctctccacattTTCCACCTTTTCAAACTATGCCTGCTTACTTGAAATCCTTTAGCACGTTATATTACTTTCTTACAAAGCACTCTAGCAATAGCTTGGTCATATTTGTTTTACCAGTGTTAGCTTGCTGGCGACTAATGCCATGTTAGCCATGCTAGCTACAAACGTTTAGAGCTTCCGCTAACGTCTGCCattaaatacaataataaaacagcaaatgttTT containing:
- the c4h19orf44 gene encoding uncharacterized protein C19orf44 homolog — encoded protein: MWRGGGGGRSSALERAEQALLSARSRRGDAQASTTKTQSSVDSAGSLKPRSAPPNTHALMYDLSDLSSVSSASEPRGHAGRSVNPENGYERGDSNKDARPQSSLGGRSRFLKKAPPPTTSSQSPVSSNQVHEPSYVSSSQRGSSQTTALSRLAEIESRIHSRKQAQEQVRQGTKPAYDFNTDTRLSPPPLAPTNLPTKSSSDQSPRENRFLKKKTTSAIEGTNAASAAPKSADVSVRSRACNAVDLSRETKSLRIMNTVSLESDEEDMRKLLGDSFDSTGCSLIRPEKPSSMKKPKKKFSKSSQRVPSTPPPAAVRPPSPSVMAPPHSPSSPSRRSSPFRFTGLAQAHFSPSMLSPAPSLPGVSPTPPLEGPGSSPRVESPGSSISSVSGRGEVLSLEELFPVGPISEDLHSEMSSVSEDFRINVMTLDDLVPADTGFTAETSGAKRETKHGSPGSESQAVEESEEKEVVDYQSDFENERTEPDYSFSQVSEHLQGYEEKEVSEVIEKDSDVSHENTKDDYSSDFSDTSHTCTSRTSDHKSSSSSKSRDSRSSGSHRSCASSQWSMRRDPDRKKGLKDAAVQTQPATYTWSTGSAYLNPTHTVSKERMEAISTFNPALFTHNELLKQQLDMTRRFIESSRLLHSRLMQSLEPPNYRYTTLEDTKEYIRRHTHPKLTMEKAIEELLQETRRCHCT